From the Billgrantia sulfidoxydans genome, one window contains:
- a CDS encoding RidA family protein, with protein MSNKAVINTEKAPAAIGPYSQAIKAGNTVYLSGQIPLDPATMELVSDDFEAQARQVFTNLKAVCEEAAGSLGEIVKLNLYLVDLDNFAVVNKVMEEFFAKPYPARAAVGVKALPKGAQFEAEAVMVIGD; from the coding sequence ATGAGCAACAAGGCCGTCATCAACACCGAAAAGGCGCCCGCCGCCATCGGCCCCTACTCCCAGGCCATCAAGGCCGGCAACACCGTCTATCTTTCCGGCCAGATCCCCCTCGACCCGGCCACCATGGAGCTCGTCTCCGACGACTTCGAGGCCCAGGCCCGCCAGGTCTTCACCAACCTCAAGGCGGTGTGCGAGGAGGCCGCCGGCTCGCTGGGCGAGATCGTCAAGCTCAACCTCTACCTAGTGGACCTGGACAACTTCGCGGTGGTCAACAAGGTCATGGAGGAGTTCTTCGCCAAGCCCTACCCGGCCCGCGCCGCGGTGGGCGTCAAGGCGCTGCCCAAGGGAGCGCAGTTCGAGGCGGAAGCGGTAATGGTCATCGGCGACTAG
- the thpR gene encoding RNA 2',3'-cyclic phosphodiesterase — MRLFVALTPPPELRARLGELADIAHARCGGRRMPDASLHVTLAFLGEVTEAQAAELVAWVQGLSITPGEWHINRWGSFRRPGIVWLGGDEGAPALQRLQGRLWGTLEPLGVGVRPARYIPHVTLLRRATVLDLDPFPPIALTWSYNQLELIQSTIDERGARYRSLAVSQG; from the coding sequence ATGAGACTTTTTGTCGCCCTGACCCCACCGCCCGAGCTGCGAGCGCGGCTCGGCGAGTTGGCGGATATCGCCCATGCCCGCTGCGGCGGACGACGCATGCCCGACGCGAGCCTGCATGTCACGCTGGCCTTTCTCGGTGAAGTCACGGAGGCGCAGGCGGCCGAGCTGGTCGCGTGGGTACAGGGCCTGTCCATCACACCCGGCGAGTGGCACATCAACCGCTGGGGCAGCTTCCGGCGACCCGGCATCGTCTGGCTGGGTGGCGACGAGGGTGCACCGGCGCTGCAGCGCCTGCAGGGGCGGCTCTGGGGCACCCTCGAGCCGCTGGGCGTCGGCGTGCGTCCCGCCCGATACATTCCACACGTCACCCTGCTGCGGCGGGCCACCGTCCTTGACCTGGATCCCTTTCCCCCCATCGCCCTGACGTGGTCCTATAATCAGTTGGAGCTGATCCAATCGACTATCGACGAGCGGGGTGCCCGCTACCGGAGCCTGGCCGTATCGCAGGGTTGA
- a CDS encoding acyloxyacyl hydrolase, whose amino-acid sequence MFRKPFLAASLCAGLAMAISPIGLADLYVAGGITSESAAAARIELDTLIGLERLHPQLDLRLATGLLLLDGDENDENAAWLLTPMLRYTFAGKREVYLEGGIGAAVFLDARIGSRDLSTAFQFQDRLALGGTLGPGELTLSVAHYSNAGIKDPNEGIEVLALGYRLPL is encoded by the coding sequence GTGTTTCGGAAACCGTTCCTCGCGGCCAGCCTCTGTGCCGGCCTGGCCATGGCGATCAGTCCGATCGGCCTGGCCGATCTCTACGTGGCGGGTGGCATCACCAGCGAATCGGCCGCCGCCGCCCGCATCGAACTGGATACCCTGATCGGCCTCGAGCGCCTGCATCCGCAGCTTGACCTGCGCCTGGCGACCGGTCTGCTGCTGCTCGATGGGGATGAGAACGACGAGAACGCGGCCTGGCTGCTCACCCCGATGCTGCGCTACACCTTCGCCGGAAAGCGGGAAGTCTATCTCGAGGGCGGCATCGGTGCCGCGGTGTTTCTCGACGCGCGAATCGGCTCACGCGATCTGTCGACCGCGTTCCAGTTCCAGGATCGCCTGGCGCTGGGGGGAACGCTGGGGCCCGGGGAGCTCACGTTGAGCGTCGCACACTACTCCAACGCCGGTATCAAGGATCCCAACGAGGGCATCGAGGTGCTGGCCCTGGGCTATCGTTTGCCGCTGTGA